The Bacteroidota bacterium sequence TACCGCAGACTGTCGTTCACATCTACAACTTCACGGACCACCCATTCGCCTTTGGTAATTTGATTTTTTACTTCCCCGTTTTGCCCGTCATATAAATAGAGATGATTCCATCCGTCGCGTTCAGAAGCCCAGATAATCTCCTTCCCGTCATCCACGTCATGGCGGTAATGTTTTCCGCTATAATCAATAAAGGTCTTACTGGTTTCGTTGATCAACAACTTAACCGAACCATTTTCCGGATTGACTCCAACTACCTGGTAAGCCTGATGCCCGCGCTGGTTGAATTCGAAGGTAAATCCTCGGCTATCCTTCCTCCAACTAAGGTTCCCCAGGTCAAACTGGTTTTCGAAAACGTCTGTATTAACCGGAATTTGCTTTTTATCCTCCACATTGAAAAGAGAAGGTTTACGAATGGGCAGTGCATCGCCGGGTTTAAGATAATCCCTCTTTTGCAATACAGGTTGCAACTGCGTTTTGGGTGAAGACTCTACGAAATAAATATAATGAGGTACATTCGCCCTGATTTTGTTTGTGATCAGATATTTTGAATTTGGCGACCACTGCAAATTTGCCGAATAATATTCACCCTCGGAACCGTCATAACTCAGCTGTATCTCCTGACTGGTATTCCTGTTTTTTATAAAAACATTATAATCCCGGATATATGCCTCCCATTGATTGTCACCCGAAACAACAGGAGGACCTTTTCGCTCATCATCGGTCTCCGACCAATATTTCTGAGGAGCAGCTTGTTCAACCTTACCCTTTTGAACAAGCTTGTTGTGGGTTAATTCGTATACATACTTCATCCCATCCAGGGAGAAATTCATCTCCTTTAGATTGTTACTAAAACTCACCTCTTTCAAAAAAAGGGAATAAGGTTTATATACTTTTTTATTGATTGTTCTGAGTTTCTCACAGAGTTTTTTCTGGTCGAAAGCTTCGTTCTTCTGCAATTTTTGTGCATCAACCAGGAAATATTCCCAGCCTTTGCGGGTCTTAACCGGGTACCAGAAATGGTCTGTCTTCTCTATCCAGGTAGCAGCCACATTTCCGTTATAAACCAAATCTTTCCACTTTTCAGTTGAATCGGCCCGGTTGTAATCGTCAACACTAACCTGAGCAAAAAGGGAACCTGCAAATAAAAAAACTATGGCAAAACAAAGGATAAATTTTCTGATGTCTTTCATCATAAACGAATTTTAATTAAAAGGCACTCATATAATTTTCAATATGAATGTTTTTGATACGATTATTTTATGCAAACTTCTATCGGGATGCAGAAATTAACTCAACATCCGCCAAGGTGTTCAAAAGGTGTAAGCAGCTTTGGTGAAATTTTAGCCTTGTCCTGAATCTTTTACATACCCAGTAAAAGAGCTGGGTTTAATAAATGGAATTAAATCAGGAGAAGAAGGACGGCTCTGTCCCGTAAGCATTGGAAGCTATAAAATCCAGCATTCGTAAAGGCCTTTGCCAAATTTGTGGTATAAATTATTTTGATATTTTCCGTCATGAATCATGTTTCAAAAATAGCAAATTGAGGGAAACAATATCCTTGGTTGGAATATAAAATCAGGGTAAATTTGATTAGGACAAATAAATAATTTTCCAAAAAAAGTTTAACAACTAGATTTTTATAATTTTTAAAGAGATTATTCAACAAACAGCCAAATATCCGGGAAAACATTTAAAACTTATGAATAATTCATATTGGGCCATTTTAAACAGAGAAAACCTGTTTTGGGAAGGATATTGTAAAACAGAACGGAATAAAACAATATTGGAGATTGAAAATATCATCAATTCCTATGGTTATATTTCAGATTTCCACATGTTTTCAGATGTTGAAATATGCATCAAAATTGTTATTGAAGAACACTTGATTTATAATCTTTATTCAGCTCTGAAGAATTATTTAACTTTAAAGGATTTTACAGATCCGGGTTCAGAATCAGAAAGTGAATGTACAGTTTTGTTGAATATAACCTTTATAAAAAGCACAGGAAATATGAAAATCGAAGTTCCTGCTGTACCCGGATAAAAGAGCCTTTCATTTCATATCTGTATTTACTTGCTGGTCAATTTCCGAGTCGCTTTCAACACTTAACCCAAGAGCCATTTTTAACAATTTTTAACATTTTATAACATATTGATCTATTGCTTATTATATTATATATGATATATAAAATGCACTATTTCTTGGATTAAATAAAAAACAAAAAAAATTAAATTTGCTTAAAACAATTTAAGCAAACTACTATGGAACAACAAATTATAGATTTTAAAAATCTGACTCAGGAAAATGTATGGGATTTATCAGAAGAAGAAGCGTTCACTTTAATACAAAAGTTACAAAACGATATTGGCAAAGAAGAACGTTCTCCATATCTGAAAATTATAGATACAGCATTTGAATTTAGAAGCATCAGTTCAAAAAGGCGGGACATAAAACAAAGTTTGACTTTGTTGGGTTTCAAGTTTTTCAAAGCTGATGATAAGCTAAATATGCTGACAGGTATTTTTAAAAGAAAAAGCCCCCATAAAAGTTTTTATTAATTCTCGAATGTATAAATGGCTGATGGAGGAAAGCTAAAAATATCCTCTTTATTTAAAATAATTGAAATGAAAATTTTTTCAGATCAGACTTACAAAACCCAGGTTCTCATTAACGGCCTGAAAAATAAAATTGAACTGGTTAAAAACAAAGGACTCGATGAAAATTTTATTGCCCGTTTGGAAGAAAGCAACAATGTTATAAAAGTCGAGAACGAACAAATAGATAAATTAAAAACTGAAGCAAAATCCAGAACAAGGCAGGCTAACCAAAGATTAGATGAAGTCAAAACTCAGGTAAAAAAGGCTAAAAAAATCATCAAACTTAATTTTGATCAAAGTCATTGGAAAGATTTTGGAATCACAGATAAACGTTAGTAAAAATACGATTTGATCTATAAATATTTCAAAGAATTCCTGCCTTTAATATGAGCAGGAATTTTTTTTAACCAAAGTCACCTGCTTTTGGGGAAATTACCATATATTAGCCAATAATTACAATTACCTATTTTGTTAGTAATCAATTAAAATGGCCTTCCCTTATATAGAAGATAAAAAATTCGAAAAAATTACTTCTCTTCAAAAAGGAGAGTATGATACCTGTGTTTTCAAAAATTGCGACTTTTCAAAAGCAGATTTCTCTGAAATAAAATTTATAGAATGCAATTTTAAGGAATGCAACCTGAGCCTGGCAAATCTATACCAGGCGGCTTTCCTCGACACAAAATTCGCCGGCTGCAAAATGCTGGGACTACTTTTTTACAACTGCAACAAAAGCGGGCTTTCCTTTTCTTTTGAAAATTGTACCCTCAATGATTCTTCCTTTTATCAGACTAAAATCAGGGAAACAACCTTTAAAAATTCCAGTTTGCAGGAAACTGATTTTACAGAATGTGATTTAGCCGCTTCAGTCTTCGACAACTGCGATCTGCGGAATGCAAAATTCGAAAACACCAATATTGAGAAAGTCGACTTCAGGACTTCTTACAACTATTCAATTGATCCGGAACTGAACCGGATTAAAAAAGCGAGATTTTCTTTAACAGGAATTGCAGGACTTCTTGATAAGTATGACCTGGAAATTGAAGAAAAATAATCCCAATCATTATCCCATTAGCACATTATCTTATTAACCCATTATC is a genomic window containing:
- a CDS encoding DPP IV N-terminal domain-containing protein encodes the protein MMKDIRKFILCFAIVFLFAGSLFAQVSVDDYNRADSTEKWKDLVYNGNVAATWIEKTDHFWYPVKTRKGWEYFLVDAQKLQKNEAFDQKKLCEKLRTINKKVYKPYSLFLKEVSFSNNLKEMNFSLDGMKYVYELTHNKLVQKGKVEQAAPQKYWSETDDERKGPPVVSGDNQWEAYIRDYNVFIKNRNTSQEIQLSYDGSEGEYYSANLQWSPNSKYLITNKIRANVPHYIYFVESSPKTQLQPVLQKRDYLKPGDALPIRKPSLFNVEDKKQIPVNTDVFENQFDLGNLSWRKDSRGFTFEFNQRGHQAYQVVGVNPENGSVKLLINETSKTFIDYSGKHYRHDVDDGKEIIWASERDGWNHLYLYDGQNGEVKNQITKGEWVVREVVDVNDSLRYVIFKGSGKNAGEDPYLIHYYRVNFDGSGLTDLTPELANHDATYSADRKFLVDTYSKVDQPRVTVLRSAADGKVLLSLEKEDISDLLAKGWKMPEVFVAKGRDGKTDIWGNIYRPSNFDPSKSYPVIEYIYAGPQGSFAAKSFNPVFWPGSGLAELGFIVVQMDGMGTSCRSKAFHDVCWKNLKDAGFPDRILWIKAAARKYSCMDTSRVGIFGASAGGQNALTALLFHPEFYKAAAASCGCHDNRMDKMWWNELWMGYPIGPQYAECSNVVNAPKLKGHLLLIVGEVDDNVDPSSTMQVADALIKAKKDFDFLVLPGMNHTLGGTYGERKRRDFFVKYLLNQTPPDWNKQ
- a CDS encoding pentapeptide repeat-containing protein, with the translated sequence MAFPYIEDKKFEKITSLQKGEYDTCVFKNCDFSKADFSEIKFIECNFKECNLSLANLYQAAFLDTKFAGCKMLGLLFYNCNKSGLSFSFENCTLNDSSFYQTKIRETTFKNSSLQETDFTECDLAASVFDNCDLRNAKFENTNIEKVDFRTSYNYSIDPELNRIKKARFSLTGIAGLLDKYDLEIEEK